One Bdellovibrio bacteriovorus str. Tiberius DNA segment encodes these proteins:
- a CDS encoding DUF3011 domain-containing protein: protein MKNLFFAMLIVFGLAPWAQADILESQYQDAETSYIRPGPRPAPYPGNPRPDPYPRPNPRPPAPYPNPYPPAGPRVEYITCESWNYYYQECYFSPYNVQSVRLYNVISYDACLYNNTFGIYNDRVWVNRGCRAVFEVIHY, encoded by the coding sequence ATGAAAAACCTATTCTTTGCAATGCTAATTGTCTTTGGCCTGGCACCATGGGCTCAGGCAGATATTTTGGAAAGCCAGTACCAAGACGCAGAAACAAGCTACATCCGCCCAGGACCGCGCCCAGCGCCTTATCCAGGCAACCCGCGCCCAGATCCATATCCGCGCCCAAATCCACGTCCTCCGGCTCCGTATCCGAATCCTTACCCACCAGCCGGTCCTCGCGTTGAATACATCACTTGCGAATCCTGGAACTATTACTATCAAGAGTGCTACTTCAGCCCGTACAACGTTCAGTCCGTGCGCCTGTACAACGTGATCTCTTACGATGCGTGCCTATACAATAATACATTCGGTATCTATAACGACCGTGTTTGGGTGAACCGCGGTTGCCGTGCGGTTTTTGAAGTGATTCACTACTAA
- the msrB gene encoding peptide-methionine (R)-S-oxide reductase MsrB, producing MADKVLKCGLPSDEGELKKILTPEQYRIMVENGTERPFQNAYWNHHEHGIYVDAISGVPLFSSDDKFESGSGWPSFTRPISADAVTEIADYSHGMTRVEVRASSSNSHLGHVFDDGPAPTGLRYCINSASLKFIPRKG from the coding sequence ATGGCTGACAAAGTTTTAAAATGCGGGCTGCCCTCAGACGAAGGGGAGCTTAAAAAGATTCTGACCCCTGAACAATATCGCATCATGGTCGAAAACGGCACCGAGCGTCCGTTCCAGAATGCATATTGGAATCATCATGAACACGGCATCTATGTGGATGCTATTTCGGGCGTGCCGCTTTTTTCCAGTGACGACAAGTTTGAATCCGGCTCGGGCTGGCCCAGTTTCACCCGTCCGATTTCTGCGGACGCGGTGACTGAGATCGCTGATTATTCTCACGGGATGACTCGGGTTGAAGTGCGGGCGTCTTCGTCGAATTCTCATTTGGGGCATGTGTTTGATGATGGGCCGGCACCCACGGGGCTGCGTTACTGCATCAACTCGGCGTCGCTGAAATTTATTCCGCGCAAAGGATGA
- a CDS encoding SdiA-regulated domain-containing protein has translation MKIQVVLTALLLLSTNAFAQEAITLQKTLPEVGGNLSGITYNPDSDSYFLIQNNSGTIFEYKEDFAKPVRIIRVTNLLDDDTEDIVYLGKNEYAISTESNHVLIIKINESQTTVDARESRADVQLMQLPAPLKNNMGLEGVCYSKNRNVLFAVQEKKPKRIFEWNRPTHGNDILDSTALGLKEPFDTERLLKHVMSDLSACVYDDANDQLLLLSHESSRVMRVNRQGQAVSTLDLPAVAQQYEGMTFAKDGKLIVVSEPNIVVILK, from the coding sequence ATGAAAATCCAAGTCGTTCTAACTGCATTGCTGTTGTTATCCACAAATGCTTTTGCCCAAGAAGCTATTACGTTACAGAAGACCCTGCCCGAGGTGGGCGGCAATCTGTCCGGGATCACATACAACCCCGACAGTGATTCTTATTTTCTGATTCAGAATAATTCCGGAACCATCTTTGAATACAAAGAGGACTTCGCAAAACCTGTGCGCATCATTCGTGTCACCAACCTGCTGGATGACGACACCGAAGACATCGTGTATCTGGGGAAAAACGAATACGCCATCAGCACGGAATCCAATCACGTGTTGATTATTAAGATCAATGAAAGCCAAACAACTGTTGATGCGCGTGAATCACGCGCAGATGTTCAGTTGATGCAACTGCCGGCACCATTAAAAAACAACATGGGCTTGGAAGGCGTTTGTTATTCCAAGAACCGCAACGTGCTTTTCGCGGTTCAGGAAAAGAAACCGAAACGCATCTTTGAATGGAACCGCCCCACTCATGGCAATGACATTCTGGATTCCACTGCACTGGGATTGAAAGAACCGTTCGATACAGAACGCCTTTTGAAACATGTAATGAGCGATCTTTCCGCCTGTGTCTACGACGATGCCAACGATCAACTGCTATTGCTCAGTCATGAGTCTTCCCGTGTGATGCGCGTGAACCGCCAGGGACAAGCCGTCAGCACATTGGATCTGCCGGCGGTGGCCCAGCAATATGAAGGCATGACATTCGCCAAAGACGGAAAACTGATCGTCGTCAGCGAACCTAATATTGTGGTGATCTTGAAATAG
- a CDS encoding DoxX family protein has protein sequence MKTLLNKLIAPRNFNTKMDDFALTVLRVFIGLTMAFSHGLGKIPPPEMLVEGVRSMGFPAPELFAWCAGLAEFAGGILLALGLLTRPAAAFMVFTMMVAVFGVHAADPFGQKEMGLLYLFTGLFFVLHGAGRWSVDHLITKKK, from the coding sequence ATGAAAACCCTGCTGAATAAACTGATTGCCCCACGAAATTTCAATACCAAGATGGATGACTTTGCGCTGACGGTCTTGCGCGTGTTCATCGGCCTGACCATGGCTTTCTCTCATGGGTTGGGAAAAATTCCTCCTCCGGAAATGCTGGTGGAAGGTGTGCGTTCAATGGGCTTCCCAGCGCCGGAGCTGTTTGCTTGGTGTGCTGGATTGGCTGAATTTGCCGGCGGTATTTTGCTGGCGTTGGGTCTGTTGACCCGTCCCGCAGCTGCGTTCATGGTATTCACCATGATGGTGGCGGTGTTCGGTGTTCATGCGGCGGATCCGTTTGGTCAAAAGGAAATGGGCCTGTTGTATCTGTTCACCGGTTTGTTCTTTGTTCTGCACGGAGCTGGCCGCTGGTCAGTGGATCACCTGATCACGAAAAAGAAATAG
- a CDS encoding BLUF domain-containing protein yields the protein MSGVFHLVYFSKAAEDLSYTDIREILEVSRRNNARLGITGLLIFRDGYFVQLLEGEEAPVRKVLDAIREDDRNYSVKVLIETIGEERLFPDWSMAFHDGDITTSSTNHLIELFESVVSSDLSRRGLIMPILKKFRASAPELK from the coding sequence ATGAGCGGAGTCTTCCATCTGGTCTACTTCAGCAAGGCGGCCGAGGATCTAAGCTACACGGACATCCGTGAGATCCTCGAAGTCTCGCGCCGGAACAATGCCCGTCTGGGTATTACGGGCCTGCTGATTTTCCGTGATGGATATTTCGTGCAGCTCCTTGAGGGTGAAGAAGCTCCCGTGCGCAAAGTGCTGGACGCCATCCGCGAGGATGATCGCAACTATTCCGTCAAAGTTTTGATTGAAACCATCGGGGAAGAACGTCTTTTCCCGGATTGGTCCATGGCTTTTCACGACGGTGATATCACCACATCCTCAACCAACCATCTGATTGAGCTTTTCGAATCGGTCGTATCCAGCGATCTGAGTCGCCGTGGTCTTATCATGCCGATCCTGAAAAAGTTCCGCGCATCCGCCCCCGAATTGAAATAA
- the lipB gene encoding lipoyl(octanoyl) transferase LipB — translation MADLIFQDWGLINYDEALKKQNDLVEKVHTEDLPGVLVFCTHPPVVTVGRATQAEDVFAWQGPLVEVTRGGRATYHGPSQLVIYPILNLAHTRKGRKDREINPYLKVFEDAIVDVLKTYGLSGIEARSSSKSSFNRTDADDTGVWVKDHKIASVGVGVRKWVAFHGAAINLTHDEKAFQGLRPCGFPPEVMISLEQLTGAKVNVSEFKEKLKRRLLDVL, via the coding sequence ATGGCTGATCTGATTTTTCAGGATTGGGGACTTATCAACTATGATGAGGCTCTGAAAAAACAAAATGACCTGGTGGAAAAGGTGCACACCGAAGACCTTCCGGGCGTTCTGGTGTTCTGCACACATCCTCCGGTGGTGACTGTGGGTCGCGCCACTCAGGCCGAAGATGTCTTTGCCTGGCAGGGCCCGCTGGTGGAGGTCACTCGCGGGGGCCGCGCCACTTATCACGGTCCCAGCCAGCTTGTGATCTATCCAATTTTGAATCTGGCCCACACCCGCAAGGGCCGCAAAGACCGCGAGATCAATCCTTACTTGAAAGTGTTTGAAGACGCCATTGTCGACGTACTGAAAACCTATGGCCTGTCGGGTATCGAGGCACGCTCTTCATCCAAAAGCAGCTTCAACCGCACGGATGCCGATGACACTGGTGTGTGGGTCAAGGATCACAAGATTGCCTCTGTCGGCGTGGGTGTGCGCAAATGGGTGGCCTTCCATGGGGCCGCCATCAATCTGACCCATGATGAAAAAGCTTTCCAAGGACTTCGTCCCTGCGGTTTCCCACCGGAAGTGATGATCAGCCTTGAACAACTGACGGGGGCGAAAGTGAATGTCAGTGAATTCAAAGAAAAGCTGAAACGCCGTCTGCTGGACGTTCTATAG
- a CDS encoding energy transducer TonB family protein — MFHFLVIVGLIWLAPKLHLPEPEVIEVTLSEEQKIFNALKPKDRSVVRQAVVPEKMKLPEDETLARFLSEQKQRVKEETQAAKSGMTQNRSNRESAVNKPESAPPKVAEQKKQQHNTEDVDKDGYRNVDISKELAEMKRYDDGFSSVGESLPTDVKVGSFTALNTDRYLFYTFYARVEELIRYRWETRVQQAIDQFDRIDRINAGNRNWVTQAEFILDRNGNLRSALIMKSSGIKNFDMAAVNAFKEARIFPNPPQEMVKEDGYIHLVFSFTVRYSPPALVNRN; from the coding sequence ATGTTCCATTTTTTGGTCATCGTGGGCCTGATCTGGCTTGCGCCCAAACTGCATCTGCCCGAACCCGAAGTGATCGAAGTCACGCTTTCCGAAGAACAAAAGATCTTCAACGCCTTAAAACCCAAAGACCGCTCAGTCGTGCGCCAGGCCGTGGTGCCGGAAAAAATGAAACTGCCCGAAGATGAAACTCTGGCGCGCTTCCTGTCCGAACAAAAACAGCGCGTGAAAGAAGAAACTCAGGCGGCAAAATCAGGCATGACCCAAAATCGCAGCAACCGCGAAAGTGCGGTGAACAAACCAGAGTCGGCCCCGCCAAAAGTGGCTGAACAGAAAAAACAGCAGCACAACACCGAAGATGTCGACAAAGACGGCTATCGCAATGTGGATATTTCCAAAGAACTGGCCGAGATGAAACGCTACGACGACGGCTTTTCTTCCGTCGGCGAATCCCTGCCAACAGATGTGAAGGTTGGATCCTTCACGGCGCTGAACACCGATCGCTATTTGTTTTATACTTTCTATGCGCGCGTGGAAGAATTGATCCGCTACCGCTGGGAAACCCGCGTGCAGCAGGCCATCGATCAGTTCGATCGCATTGACCGCATCAATGCTGGCAACCGCAACTGGGTGACTCAGGCTGAGTTTATTCTGGATCGCAACGGCAATCTGCGTTCGGCTTTGATCATGAAAAGTTCAGGAATCAAAAACTTTGACATGGCAGCGGTGAATGCTTTCAAAGAAGCCCGCATCTTCCCGAACCCCCCGCAAGAGATGGTGAAAGAGGATGGCTACATCCATCTGGTGTTTTCTTTCACCGTGCGCTACAGCCCACCAGCCCTGGTGAACCGCAACTAA
- a CDS encoding tyrosine-protein phosphatase, with amino-acid sequence MKLQGGINFRDMGGYLTTDGRRVKKNRLYRSGSLSRLTAEDCAQLEALGVSEIHDYRDLKESAADKDVVWNGAVYECHPANPDSHAVKNDNHDFWADENLRVVPSDFMETLYKQLPFANRSYQRLFERVQPLEKGALVQHCAVGKDRTGVGSALTLLSLGVSRDAVVEDYLRTEQTLQPFREQVLNKVENKLSSKGLENLHYLMSVKEHFLSAALDAIHERYGSLERYFAVEFSLTPEKLSALKSNYLE; translated from the coding sequence ATGAAACTGCAGGGCGGAATCAATTTCAGAGACATGGGTGGGTATCTGACAACGGACGGCAGACGGGTTAAAAAGAACCGTCTTTATCGTTCCGGCTCCCTGTCTCGTTTGACGGCTGAAGACTGTGCTCAGCTGGAAGCCCTAGGGGTCAGTGAGATCCATGATTATCGTGATCTGAAGGAATCCGCTGCCGATAAGGACGTTGTCTGGAACGGCGCGGTCTATGAATGTCATCCGGCGAATCCGGATTCTCACGCTGTGAAAAATGACAACCACGATTTCTGGGCGGATGAAAATCTGCGCGTGGTTCCCAGCGATTTTATGGAAACTCTGTACAAACAGCTGCCGTTCGCCAATCGCTCCTATCAAAGACTGTTTGAACGCGTGCAGCCTTTGGAAAAAGGCGCACTGGTTCAACACTGTGCTGTCGGAAAGGACCGCACTGGCGTCGGATCAGCGCTGACATTGTTGTCTTTGGGAGTTTCGCGAGACGCTGTTGTTGAAGACTATCTGCGTACAGAGCAGACATTGCAGCCATTCCGCGAACAGGTCTTGAATAAAGTTGAAAATAAACTTTCCAGCAAAGGCCTTGAAAACCTGCATTATCTGATGTCAGTGAAAGAACATTTCCTGAGCGCAGCCTTGGATGCCATTCACGAACGCTACGGCAGCCTTGAGCGCTACTTCGCCGTGGAATTCTCACTGACCCCGGAAAAGCTGTCCGCTTTGAAAAGCAACTACCTGGAGTAA
- a CDS encoding PhoH family protein: MDYNYGGCPLSKSKRRKIVVDTNVILFDSQAILRFGEADVHIPISVIEEVDKFKRDQGENGRNARQFSRFIDVLRSKGSLASGVQIDNSETMVYINTDLMLAGMPSELDHQKADNRILNTALALQKQHPRYKVELITKDINLRIKADVYGVVANDYDANDINRDDLYEGYQEIMVSPEQIDAFYREKRFITDVKLYGNQYVIMKDAANPNHSAIGRYSLADKAIVPLMQAADSIWGIHARNVEQAFALDCLLNDEIMFVSLVGKAGTGKTLMAIAAGLHKTLDQGQFQRLLVSRPIFPMGRDIGYLPGDIEQKLNPWMQPIFDNVEFLMGADKKAAGRAQELINQGMLNIEPLTYIRGRSIPKQYLIVDEAQNLTPHEIKTIVTRAGRGTKVVLTGDVYQIDNPYVDSANSGLTYAVERFKGHPIAAHVTLTKGERSELAELAANIL; this comes from the coding sequence ATGGACTATAACTACGGAGGGTGTCCATTGAGCAAATCTAAGCGCAGAAAAATTGTTGTCGATACGAACGTGATCCTTTTCGACTCCCAGGCGATCCTGAGATTCGGTGAGGCCGATGTTCATATTCCTATCTCTGTGATCGAGGAAGTCGACAAGTTCAAACGTGACCAGGGTGAAAACGGTCGAAATGCGCGTCAGTTCAGCCGCTTTATCGATGTGCTGCGCTCCAAGGGCTCTTTGGCCAGTGGTGTTCAGATCGACAACTCCGAAACCATGGTTTACATCAACACGGATCTGATGCTGGCAGGTATGCCGTCAGAGCTGGATCATCAGAAAGCGGACAACCGTATTCTGAACACTGCTTTGGCTTTGCAAAAGCAGCACCCGCGCTACAAAGTTGAGCTGATCACCAAAGATATCAATCTGCGTATCAAAGCCGACGTTTACGGCGTTGTTGCCAATGACTATGATGCCAACGACATCAACCGTGACGATCTTTACGAAGGTTATCAGGAGATCATGGTGTCTCCAGAACAGATCGATGCTTTCTATCGCGAAAAGCGCTTCATCACCGATGTAAAGCTTTACGGTAATCAGTACGTGATCATGAAGGATGCGGCGAACCCGAATCATTCTGCGATCGGTCGTTACAGCCTGGCGGATAAGGCCATCGTTCCTTTGATGCAGGCCGCTGATTCAATCTGGGGTATTCACGCACGAAATGTCGAGCAAGCCTTCGCATTGGACTGCTTGCTGAATGACGAAATCATGTTTGTATCCCTGGTGGGTAAAGCCGGTACGGGTAAAACTTTGATGGCGATTGCTGCGGGTCTTCATAAAACTTTGGATCAAGGGCAGTTCCAGCGTTTGCTGGTTTCCCGTCCGATTTTCCCTATGGGACGCGATATTGGTTATCTTCCTGGTGACATCGAGCAGAAATTGAATCCTTGGATGCAGCCTATCTTCGATAACGTAGAGTTTTTGATGGGTGCGGACAAAAAAGCTGCCGGTCGTGCGCAAGAATTGATCAATCAGGGGATGTTGAATATTGAACCTCTGACTTACATTCGCGGTCGCAGCATTCCGAAGCAGTACCTGATCGTCGATGAAGCACAAAACTTGACTCCGCACGAGATCAAGACAATTGTTACGCGTGCCGGTCGAGGGACGAAGGTTGTCCTTACGGGCGACGTCTATCAGATCGATAATCCATACGTGGATTCCGCGAACAGCGGTTTGACCTATGCGGTAGAGAGATTCAAAGGCCATCCAATTGCGGCCCATGTGACTCTGACCAAAGGTGAAAGATCTGAGCTGGCCGAGCTGGCAGCAAATATCTTGTAG
- a CDS encoding PilZ domain-containing protein, translated as MGKVLDITPRLRAQNSLEIKEIEVRAEVLDITEARQEILSRDRRDVKRTILTEFVGAFVVLPEKGLLKAALYDISENGLAFDLELAEGGFVTGDEVAMRVYLNHSTYFPFTITVSNSRAIEDEGVVRHGAGFVKGTMNDVALHHFVKFIENVSASLKTDSGDVLVSHIS; from the coding sequence ATGGGGAAAGTTCTCGATATTACGCCACGCCTAAGAGCTCAGAATTCTTTGGAAATCAAAGAAATTGAGGTCCGCGCAGAGGTTCTCGACATTACAGAGGCCCGCCAGGAAATTTTAAGCCGTGACCGTCGTGACGTAAAAAGAACAATTTTAACTGAGTTTGTGGGAGCTTTTGTCGTACTTCCTGAGAAGGGTCTTTTGAAGGCCGCACTTTACGACATTTCTGAAAACGGTTTGGCTTTCGATCTGGAGCTGGCTGAAGGTGGATTTGTGACCGGCGACGAAGTGGCGATGCGAGTGTATTTGAATCACTCCACGTACTTCCCATTCACGATCACTGTGTCCAACAGCCGTGCTATCGAAGACGAGGGCGTTGTTCGTCATGGTGCTGGTTTTGTCAAAGGCACGATGAATGATGTAGCGCTTCATCACTTTGTGAAGTTCATTGAAAACGTCAGTGCCAGTCTGAAAACAGATTCCGGCGACGTTCTTGTTTCTCACATTTCCTAA
- a CDS encoding outer membrane beta-barrel protein, giving the protein MKKFLSLTLLAVLISTSLPAYAMFTELGLSYGRKTTTFDKDNSFDSESITGSLSLYFLERLALELSYTDATGLREEKASPSDARRTTTQKSQILGADLILVFADKTALFQPYIKGGGAQISRYQQIKIEGQDTYTIEPESVTVPSYGVGLKIKVTESLGIKLSYDVWKTPIGDGLQTDDSSIRAGVTWAL; this is encoded by the coding sequence ATGAAGAAGTTTTTATCCCTGACCCTACTGGCCGTTCTGATTTCGACCTCTTTGCCCGCTTATGCGATGTTCACAGAACTGGGCCTGTCCTACGGAAGAAAAACCACCACCTTTGACAAAGACAACTCTTTCGACTCTGAATCCATCACAGGGTCGCTGTCCCTATATTTCCTGGAGCGCCTGGCTTTGGAGCTAAGTTACACCGATGCGACAGGCCTGCGCGAAGAAAAAGCCAGCCCATCGGATGCGCGCCGTACGACGACACAAAAATCTCAAATTCTGGGCGCGGATTTGATTCTGGTTTTCGCGGACAAGACCGCCCTGTTCCAGCCATACATCAAAGGCGGCGGCGCCCAGATCAGCCGTTACCAGCAGATCAAGATCGAAGGTCAGGACACCTACACTATCGAACCTGAATCCGTCACTGTTCCCAGCTATGGTGTAGGCTTAAAAATCAAAGTCACCGAGTCTTTGGGTATCAAGCTGAGCTATGACGTGTGGAAAACACCGATCGGCGATGGTCTGCAAACAGACGACAGCTCTATCCGTGCCGGCGTGACTTGGGCACTATGA
- a CDS encoding MaoC family dehydratase — protein sequence MAEVIDVGFEAKVTVQVTDKMIQQFAELSGDHNPIHLNDEYASKTRFGRRIAHGMIVGALISRALVDGIGQGGIYLAQNMKFVNPVFVDDTIVITIKITGLRKEKGIATVETNVAKVNGDVVVKGDAVIMMSTTGPAGI from the coding sequence ATGGCTGAAGTGATTGATGTAGGATTTGAAGCAAAGGTAACTGTGCAAGTGACGGACAAAATGATCCAGCAATTTGCGGAGCTATCCGGAGATCACAATCCAATTCATTTGAATGATGAATACGCATCAAAAACCCGTTTTGGTCGCCGTATTGCCCACGGTATGATCGTTGGCGCTCTGATTTCCAGAGCGCTTGTTGATGGTATCGGTCAGGGTGGTATTTACCTTGCTCAAAATATGAAATTCGTAAACCCGGTATTCGTTGATGATACAATTGTTATCACCATCAAAATCACGGGTTTGAGAAAAGAAAAAGGCATCGCTACAGTTGAAACCAACGTGGCGAAGGTCAATGGTGATGTCGTGGTTAAGGGTGATGCCGTGATCATGATGTCAACGACTGGCCCTGCCGGCATATGA
- a CDS encoding DUF3750 domain-containing protein: protein MKFIGSFIAFMLLGVQSQAQDWRTATRDSAHLAPTPQEEKGAVVQVYAARTVSWRGYFAVHSWIATKAKDADHYMTYHVIGWRVKRGLESVRIESDIPDRHWFGAKPELIEDLRGAEAEAAIPQIDRLAKDYAYKSTYRAYPGPNSNTFISHIIRNVPELKVELPPHAIGKDWINQADIVGWSESKTGVQFSLFGMLGLTVGLGEGVELNLLGLNFGVDFMRPALKLPMVGRVGMSDKP, encoded by the coding sequence ATGAAATTCATCGGATCTTTTATTGCTTTCATGTTGTTGGGAGTTCAATCACAGGCGCAGGATTGGCGGACGGCCACGCGGGACAGCGCTCATCTGGCGCCGACTCCACAGGAAGAAAAAGGCGCGGTGGTGCAGGTGTACGCCGCACGCACCGTCAGCTGGCGTGGATACTTCGCAGTTCATTCCTGGATTGCGACCAAGGCCAAAGATGCCGATCACTACATGACCTACCACGTGATTGGCTGGCGTGTGAAACGAGGCCTTGAATCCGTGCGTATCGAATCGGACATTCCGGATCGTCATTGGTTTGGTGCGAAGCCCGAGTTGATTGAAGATCTGCGTGGTGCCGAAGCTGAAGCCGCAATCCCCCAGATCGACAGGCTGGCAAAAGATTATGCTTACAAGAGCACCTATCGCGCCTATCCGGGCCCGAACAGCAACACGTTCATTTCCCATATCATCCGCAATGTGCCCGAGCTGAAGGTGGAACTGCCGCCGCACGCCATCGGCAAGGACTGGATCAATCAGGCCGATATCGTTGGCTGGAGCGAATCCAAAACCGGCGTGCAGTTTTCGTTGTTTGGAATGCTCGGGCTGACCGTGGGACTGGGTGAGGGAGTTGAACTGAATCTGCTGGGGCTTAACTTCGGAGTTGATTTCATGCGCCCGGCATTGAAGCTGCCGATGGTCGGTCGGGTCGGAATGAGCGACAAGCCCTAG
- a CDS encoding aminopeptidase, with translation MRLKPGLILLAVATLNSGCQMGYLMKSGYGQMKLLNSRVPIDEALKDPGLDEGKKKKLLLAQEARAFAETELHLKPTKNYTSYVELGRPYVTYVVSAAPKWELKHHQWSYPFMGKMPYKGYFNEDDAKAEEKSLQQDNLDTYMRGVSAYSTLGWFNDPILSSMLRYDDYDLVNTIIHETVHATLYIKNSADFNERLATFLGNKGAELFYHKKEGAESPTLKLIQSENDDSKVFSQFISAELDALEKWYKELPASERSEEKRAQRIQQIQSKFSSEVVPRLKTDSYKRFAEAKLNNARLLVYRTYMQDLSDFEKLYEARDRNYFSFIEACRGLEKAKDPSAELKKLLSHP, from the coding sequence ATGAGGCTGAAACCTGGCCTGATACTTCTTGCCGTAGCCACCCTGAACAGCGGATGCCAGATGGGCTATCTGATGAAGTCCGGCTATGGACAGATGAAGCTGCTGAACAGCCGCGTCCCCATCGACGAAGCGCTGAAAGATCCGGGTCTTGATGAAGGCAAAAAGAAAAAGCTGCTTCTGGCGCAGGAAGCCCGCGCCTTTGCCGAAACCGAACTGCATTTGAAACCCACCAAAAACTATACCTCGTACGTTGAGCTGGGCCGCCCCTATGTCACCTATGTCGTCAGCGCGGCACCGAAGTGGGAACTGAAGCACCATCAGTGGTCTTACCCGTTCATGGGCAAAATGCCTTACAAAGGTTATTTTAACGAAGACGATGCCAAGGCAGAGGAAAAATCCCTGCAACAGGACAACCTTGACACCTACATGCGGGGTGTTTCCGCTTACAGCACGCTGGGCTGGTTCAATGATCCGATTTTAAGCTCCATGCTTCGTTATGATGATTATGACCTTGTGAACACCATCATTCACGAAACCGTGCACGCCACTTTGTATATTAAAAACTCTGCTGACTTCAACGAACGCCTGGCCACTTTTCTGGGCAACAAAGGGGCTGAACTTTTCTATCACAAAAAAGAAGGTGCGGAATCTCCGACACTGAAGCTGATTCAGTCGGAAAATGACGACAGCAAAGTGTTTTCGCAATTCATTTCAGCCGAGCTGGATGCACTTGAAAAATGGTACAAAGAGCTTCCTGCCAGTGAAAGATCGGAAGAAAAACGCGCGCAGCGAATTCAGCAGATTCAGAGCAAATTCTCCTCTGAAGTCGTGCCGCGACTGAAGACGGACAGCTACAAAAGATTCGCCGAAGCGAAGCTGAACAATGCAAGATTGCTGGTGTATCGCACGTACATGCAGGACTTGAGTGACTTCGAAAAGCTGTACGAAGCAAGGGACCGCAACTATTTTTCGTTCATTGAAGCCTGTCGCGGTCTTGAAAAAGCTAAAGATCCGTCCGCAGAACTCAAAAAACTGCTTAGTCACCCGTAA